The following coding sequences are from one Heptranchias perlo isolate sHepPer1 chromosome 13, sHepPer1.hap1, whole genome shotgun sequence window:
- the LOC137331154 gene encoding alpha-1,4-N-acetylglucosaminyltransferase-like codes for MLYHYKGCLFILMIAFCSVLYIYCKTDTNQYIQKYIFGISQMKNKADPNLPNPTTKSGIIFVETTDKVEPTPLAVCSVESAARLNPDKRIYYFMKGFSGNLTQYPHPEYSGIPLLSSMSNVVLLPLTVSALFEDTPLKDWYQKVNPDLERFWIHVLADGCRLALLWKYGGIYLDTDIISMKPLPFANFTCGEQVDYTSNGAMGFHESHPFMWNCMEDFVAHYIGHIWGQQGPRLITRVLKRWCLSNNLAHFTGKECNGISLWITRRFYPIPYPSWENYYASWKKEQIESFFSDTYGAHVWNYKNSIKKRKVIPGSGSLMEYLFQAYCPTTYRNLIQSRNNPESLDLGLKFWGPGRALNGVPMQT; via the exons ATGCTTTACCACTATAAGGGCTGTCTGTTTATCCTCATGATTGCATTTTGTAGTGTGCTGTACATATACTGTAAGACAGACACCAATCAGTATATTCAAAAATACATCTTCGGAATATCCCAGATGAAAAATAAAGCTGACCCAAATCTTCCAAATCCAACCACGAAATCTGGGATTATATTTGTGGAGACGACTGATAAAGTGGAGCCGACACCATTGGCGGTGTGTTCAGTGGAGTCTGCTGCTCGTTTAAACCCAGACAAACGTATTTATTACTTCATGAAGGGATTCAGTGGCAACTTAACACAGTATCCACACCCTGAGTATTCAGGCATCCCTTTGCTTTCCTCAATGAGTAATGTCGTCCTTTTACCCTTGACTGTCTCCGCACTGTTTGAAGACACTCCTTTGAAAGACTGGTATCAAAAG GTAAATCCAGATTTGGAAAGATTTTGGATCCATGTGCTTGCTGATGGCTGCAGGTTAGCACTGCTATGGAAATACGGTGGCATCTACCTGGATACCGACATTATATCAATGAAGCCTTTGCCATTTGCCAATTTTACCTGTGGAGAACAAGTAGACTATACCAGTAATGGAGCAATGGGATTTCATGAAAGCCATCCTTTTATGTGGAACTGCATGGAAGATTTTGTGGCCCATTATATTGGACACATTTGGGGTCAACAAGGTCCTCGACTGATAACCCGTGTTCTGAAGCGATGGTGCCTGTCTAATAACCTGGCCCACTTCACGGGAAAAGAATGCAATGGCATCTCTTTATGGATCACAAGGCGGTTCTATCCAATCCCATATCCAAGCTGGGAAAATTACTATGCTTCCTGGAAGAAGGAGCAAATAGAGAGTTTCTTCTCAGATACATACGGAGCACATGTCTGGAACTATAAGAATTCTATTAAGAAAAGGAAAGTAATTCCTGGAAGTGGATCATTAATGGAATATCTTTTTCAGGCGTATTGTCCAACTACATACAGAAATTTAATTCAATCTAGGAATAATCCAGAGTCACTTGACTTGGGCCTGAAATTTTGGGGACCAGGGAGGGCATTAAATGGAGTTCCAATGCAGACCTAA